The Procambarus clarkii isolate CNS0578487 chromosome 46, FALCON_Pclarkii_2.0, whole genome shotgun sequence genome includes a region encoding these proteins:
- the LOC138350504 gene encoding uncharacterized protein: MAASSPVIQPEDVNRLRYGLAVTKAGRDALASVFMWSYRGTFPVVTYLTQDLGYTNAQYRRVFDAQQRDKLEASSDAATFDITLLYKLLQRVCGLAEMNDPTWTTPGPRGPSHEHLIYKLKKHRNTLAHDNVGMSEQDLTSTLTELSDLLAKMLAEAGVRCGTNSQDVDHVTRDVTKYIGDLLAKVREQLDPSDVAYLPQLRQEIKMFKSHITEEVKQMSKQELTDGYKLLYQIVPAPWLLLNINYNPSLAFTRLRLLEDPVIGARPSHAAKGQDINYEDILSMRREDGRVPECVLLTGEGGMGKTTLLKLILEKWVEDPAAIRHLGTVDLVFYVQCRDSHLNTFDDLLRQLLPQTLSDSGADFQLFKEIILSLNILVLIDGYDEVNDHSGRLVKELLHLPGKDVRLVITTRPGWDQQLSQLVPHTRPRCNILVLGITPERRVEFAERTIKVLVEEESQRSVITGRFTQRLEQMSQFLGEYLNTPLTLTLLALLCVEAPEEFNNLTTNTQVYEKIHDFITNKLVSRLTDKHVTEPKGKCDENVKKLLRFLEEISLRGIQRQEYDLWPETEAEIREKCNTLGLPQEEVLSNYFTRTSYRRGLNVVWVFGYFHARYQEYCASRGLVALLLRAEQDRGDPASHRVSGERSIIIDLLVDVVRKEKRSLGDHLRGSKFNIRDVQQEFNKRPRWENILVSTTGVLCARGVEHRFITHIIDLCEMVTHEPDELLKHVAESRGSEHVIQAVCEKLRTEQEWRIESVDSWVVLPLVLKNVTPKNIYLRIYNTPLLKQHLSALSVLAKMKVTISLCLDYSLDSKETSVIPKQCMERLTAPGSKCKLEKFRGHFPEAAIPLLPHTLETLTLRLTLQQLLVLIRHLPHLPHLQRLDIDLVARGYVDPDTLGSLPYEGKILNLTISRVLTDDDRAIDWCCHLAAQLCPPSRGGYSLLYFFNTRLTSVGGERLLRGLHRRGVTGRDLAIRIQDSVENKKYLQELSINLLVVYDMTFSTETE, encoded by the exons atggcggcctcgagtcctgttatccaaccggaagatgtgaacagactgcggtatggactggctgtgactaaggcaggacgagacgcgctagcaagtgtgtttatgtggtcgtaccggggcaccttcccagtagtgacttacctcactcaggacttggggtacaccaatgctcagtacaggcgtgtcttcgatgctcaacagagggataaactcgaagcttcctctgacgcggcaacttttgacatcaccctgttgtataaactcctgcaacgtgtgtgtggtctggctgaGATGAATGACCCCACGTGGACCACTCCAGGGCCTCGGGGACCATCACATGAACACCTCATTTACAAGCTGAAGAAACACCGAAACACGTTGGCCCATGATAATGTGGGAATGTCAGAGCAAGATCTTACGTCAACACTGACGGAGCTCAGTGACTTATTGGCCAAGATGCTGGCTGAGGCCGGCGTCCGGTGTGGGACAAACAGCCAggatgtggaccacgtgaccagagaTGTCACCAAGTATATCGGTGATCTGCTAGCAAAGGTCAGAGAGCAGCTGGATCCCTCAGATGTGGCGTACTTGCCTCAGCTCCGCCAGGAGATTAAGATGTTCAAAAGCCACATCACAGAAGAGGTTAAGCAGATGAGCAAGCAGGAGCTAACTGACGGGTATAAACTACTGTACCAGATTGTTCCCGCACCCTGGCTCCTCCTCAACATTAACTACAACCCAAGTCTTGCTTTTACACGACTGCGACTCCTTGAAGATCCTGTCATAGGGGCAAGACCCTCCCATGCGGCCAAGGGTCAGGATATAAACTATGAAGACATCTTGAGTATGAGACGAGAGGACGGAAGAGTCCCTGAGTGTGTCCTCCTGACGGGGGAAGGTGGTATGGGCAAGACAACTttactcaagctcatcctcgagaaGTGGGTAGAGGACCCTGCTGCCATACGTCACCTGGGCACTGTGGACCTCGTTTTCTATGTACAGTGCAGGGACTCACATCTTAATACCTTCGATGATCTCCTCCGCCAGTTACTGCCTCAAACACTTAGTGATTCTGGTGCTGACTTCCAGCTGTTTAAGGAGATAATCTTGAGCTTAAATATATTAGTCCTGATTGACGGCTACGACGAGGTCAACGACCATTCAGGAAGGCTGGTGAAGGAGCTGTTGCACCTGCCTGGCAAGGATGTGAGGTTGGTGATAACCACACGGCCGGGGTGGGACCAACAACTGTCACAGCTCgtcccacacaccagacctcgctgcaacatcctcgtcttgggcatcactccagaacgtcgcgtggagttcgccgagagaaccatcaaggtgctggtggaggaagagagCCAAAGGAGTGTCATCACAGGGAGGTTTACCCAGCGGCTGGAGCAGATGAGTCAGttcctgggtgagtacctcaacactccactcaccttgaccttgttggcgctgctgtgtgtcgaggctccagaagaatttaacaacctcaccacaaacACTCAAGTCTACGAGAAGATTCATGACTTCATAACCAACAAATTAGTGTCCAGACTCACAGACAAACACGTGACCGAACCCAAAGGAAAATGTGACGAAAATGTGAAAAAGCTTTTGAGGTTCTTAGAAGAGATTAGtttaagagggatccagaggcaggAGTACGACCTTTGGCCGGAGACGGAAGCGGAGATTAGGGAGAAGTGTAACACTCTGGGACTGCCGCAGGAGGAGGTCTTGTCCAACTATTTCACAAGAACCAGCTACCGTCGGGGCCtcaatgtggtgtgggtgtttggctattttcacgccaggtaccaggagtattgTGCCAGCAGGGGGCTGGTCGCTCTCTTGTTGAGGGCTGAGCAAGACCGAGGTGATCCAGCATCACACCGTGTGTCAGGGGAAAGGTCTATAATCATTGACCTCTTAGTGGATGTTGTACGTAAGGAAAAACGCTCCTTGGGAGATCACCTGAGAGGGTCAAAGTTTAATATTAGGGACGTGCAACAAGAGTTTAATAAGCGCCCCAGATGGGAGAACATTTTAGTCAGCACTACCGGGGTGCTGTGTGCCCGGGGAGTAGAGCACAGGTTCATTACTCACATAATTGACCTGTGCGAGATGGTTACACATGAGCCTGACGAGCTGTTGAAGCATGTAGCAGAGTCCCGCGGGAGTGAGCACGTCATCCAAGCCGTGTGTGAGAAGCTGCGTACAGAACAAGAATGGAGAATAGAGAGTGTTGACTCGTGGGTTGTCCTGCCGCTTGTTCTTAAGAATGTGACACCTAAGAACATTTACCTAAGAATATACAATACACCCCTACTAAAGCAGCACCTGTCTGCACTGTCAGTGCTGGCAAAAATGAAGGTAACCATATCCTTATGTCTTGACTATAGTTTAGACAGCAAAGAGACAAGTGTTATACCAAAACAATGTATGGAGAGGCTGACAGCCCCCGGCAGTAAGTGTAAATTAGAGAAGTTTCGTGGTCACTTCCCTGAGGCAGCCatacccctcctgcctcacaccctcGAGACCCTCACCCTGCGCCTCACACTACAGCAACTGCTCGTCCTCATCCGTCACCTGcctcaccttcctcacctgcagcgtcttg ACATTGACCTGGTCGCcaggggctacgtggacccggacaccctgggcaGTCTGCCGTACGAGGGAAAGATACTCAACCTGACCATCAGCCGGGTCCTCACTGATGACGACCGCGCCATAGACTGGTGCTGCCACCTGGCGGCTCAGCTGTGTCCTCCCTCAAGAGGAGGGTATAGTCTCCTGTACTTCTTTAACACGCGTCTCACCA